From the Ruania alkalisoli genome, one window contains:
- a CDS encoding substrate-binding domain-containing protein — translation MTPTNRRAAAATLAGVAALALAACTGQASATDQIEISGSSTVAPITEHVARMAGQDVSVTAEGTEDGFARFCAGETAINNASEAIPQEFLDACEAAGVEFIELPIAWDALAVVVHAQNEFADDVTIEELGAIWAPDSSVQTWQDVRPEWPDSELTRYGRPDGSGTFATFTHQVNGEAGQIVEGVQSSDDITELTGWVADDPGAIAFMGIGNYLGSAETRDELTTVSIDGVAPSRERVQDGSYEPLSRPLFIYVSTTALESEDVTGFVEAYLEQAQASAALTFFYALDDELTAAAAQRFEARVTGSVFDGDPFGEVDLLEALTS, via the coding sequence ATGACCCCGACGAACCGGCGCGCTGCCGCAGCCACGCTGGCCGGTGTGGCCGCACTGGCACTGGCTGCCTGTACGGGTCAGGCGTCCGCCACCGACCAGATCGAGATCTCGGGATCGTCCACCGTGGCTCCCATCACCGAGCACGTTGCCAGAATGGCCGGGCAGGACGTGTCGGTGACGGCGGAGGGCACCGAGGACGGGTTCGCGCGCTTCTGCGCGGGTGAGACTGCGATCAACAACGCCTCCGAAGCCATCCCCCAGGAGTTCCTGGACGCCTGCGAGGCCGCCGGGGTGGAGTTCATCGAGCTGCCGATCGCCTGGGACGCCCTCGCTGTGGTGGTGCATGCCCAGAACGAGTTCGCCGACGACGTCACGATCGAGGAGCTGGGCGCGATCTGGGCCCCGGACTCGAGTGTGCAGACCTGGCAGGACGTGCGGCCGGAGTGGCCGGACTCCGAACTCACCCGCTACGGGCGACCGGATGGGTCGGGCACGTTCGCCACCTTCACCCATCAGGTCAACGGCGAAGCGGGCCAGATCGTCGAGGGAGTGCAGTCCTCGGACGACATCACCGAACTCACCGGCTGGGTCGCGGACGACCCGGGGGCGATTGCCTTCATGGGCATCGGCAACTACCTCGGCAGCGCCGAGACGCGCGACGAGCTGACCACCGTGAGCATCGATGGGGTGGCACCCTCGCGCGAGCGCGTCCAGGATGGCAGCTACGAGCCGCTGAGCCGGCCGCTGTTCATCTACGTCTCCACGACTGCGCTGGAGTCAGAGGACGTGACGGGGTTCGTCGAGGCCTACCTGGAGCAGGCGCAGGCTTCCGCAGCCCTGACGTTCTTCTACGCTCTGGACGACGAGCTCACCGCGGCGGCCGCGCAGCGTTTCGAGGCGCGCGTGACCGGGTCGGTGTTCGATGGTGACCCGTTCGGTGAGGTCGATCTGCTCGAGGCGCTCACGTCCTGA